The Geobacter sp. AOG2 genome includes a window with the following:
- a CDS encoding energy-coupling factor ABC transporter permease: MKHPALLLSAVVLPVVLLPSISFAMHISEGILPFSWATFWFVASAPFLALGLRSLTRRSARDLSSKPLVGMVAAVVFVISCMPVPVPTAGTCSHPCGTGLAAILLGPAMGVVVAAVALLIQALFLSHGGLTTWGANLFSMGVVGSFTGFFVFRGLRACGAGSVVAAFIAGLLADWATYATTAMILAAGIRGASPFWPLAGKIALAFVPTQLPLGIIEGAITAGMVSLLRRKRPDLLSRTVLEGTEGWGR, translated from the coding sequence ATGAAACATCCAGCGTTACTGTTGTCAGCCGTTGTCCTGCCTGTCGTTCTTCTGCCGTCCATCTCATTTGCCATGCACATCTCCGAGGGAATTTTGCCTTTTTCCTGGGCAACGTTCTGGTTTGTCGCGTCAGCGCCCTTTTTGGCCTTGGGGTTGCGCAGTCTGACGCGGCGGTCGGCCCGGGACCTGTCCAGCAAACCCCTGGTGGGGATGGTGGCGGCCGTGGTATTCGTCATCTCCTGCATGCCGGTGCCGGTGCCGACCGCAGGAACCTGTTCCCATCCCTGCGGTACGGGGCTGGCCGCGATTCTTCTCGGCCCGGCAATGGGGGTTGTCGTCGCGGCGGTGGCTCTCTTGATCCAGGCACTCTTTCTCTCCCATGGCGGCCTTACCACTTGGGGTGCCAACCTCTTTTCCATGGGGGTTGTCGGCTCCTTTACCGGGTTTTTCGTATTTCGGGGATTACGCGCCTGCGGCGCCGGGTCGGTCGTGGCCGCGTTCATAGCCGGCCTGCTGGCCGATTGGGCTACGTACGCCACGACCGCCATGATCCTGGCCGCCGGCATTCGCGGCGCAAGCCCGTTCTGGCCCCTGGCCGGCAAGATCGCCCTGGCGTTCGTCCCCACCCAGTTGCCTTTAGGGATCATCGAAGGCGCGATCACCGCCGGCATGGTCTCCCTGCTGCGCAGGAAACGACCGGACCTGCTCTCCCGCACGGTCCTGGAGGGTACGGAGGGATGGGGACGATGA
- a CDS encoding cobalt ABC transporter permease, translating into MRRHTTIIMISVFLLAMGAVSQAAEQWQGIDETIVQKVAREHGREARKPLIDTGEGDMQLFVFLLAGAVGGFAAGYCWRALLDGRKKEDKTRGPSDLE; encoded by the coding sequence ATGAGACGCCACACCACCATCATTATGATAAGCGTGTTTTTGCTGGCAATGGGAGCGGTGTCTCAGGCTGCGGAGCAGTGGCAGGGGATCGATGAAACCATTGTCCAGAAGGTCGCCAGGGAACATGGCCGCGAGGCCAGAAAACCGCTGATCGATACCGGCGAGGGGGATATGCAGTTGTTCGTGTTCCTGCTGGCGGGAGCGGTGGGCGGCTTTGCGGCCGGGTATTGCTGGCGCGCCCTGCTGGACGGCAGAAAAAAGGAGGACAAAACGAGGGGGCCTTCCGATCTGGAATGA